In Sorangium aterium, the genomic stretch GGGGGAGACCGGCACGGGCAAGGAGATCGTGGCCCGTCACATCCACACGCTGAGCCACCGGCGGGGGCGGCCCTTCGTGGCGGTCAACTGCGGCGCCTGGTCGGAGTCCCTCGTCGAGAGCGAGCTGTTCGGCCACGAGAAGGGCGCCTTCACGGGGGCGACGACCTCGAAGGCCGGGTGGTTCGAGGCCGCGGACGGCGGAACGCTGTTCCTCGACGAGATCGGGGATCTGTCGCTGCCGCTCCAGGTCAAGCTGCTCCGCGTGCTGCAGGAGCGCGAGGTGGTGCGGCTCGGCTCGCGCCAGCCGATCCCGATCGACGTGCGGCTCATCGCGGCGACCAACGTGAACCTGGAGGAGGCGGTGATCGCGCGGAAGTTCCGCGAGGATCTCTTCTACCGGCTCAACGTGGCGACGCTGTCGCTCCCGCCGCTGCGCGAGCGGCCGGGCGACATCCTCCCGCTGGCGCGCTACTTCATCGAGCTCTACACGCACCGGCTCGGCTCGGGGCCGGCCGTGCTCACGGCGGAGGCGACGGCGCGGCTCCTCGGGCACCCTTGGCCCGGGAACATCCGGGAGCTCGAGAACGCGATGCACCACGCGCTCCTTGTCTGCAAAGGCCAGGAGATCACCCCGGCGGATCTGCGCCTGACGGCGCTCCAGCCGAAGGCGGGGGCGAGCATTCCTCCGCCGGAGCAGGGGGCGACGGACGCGGTGTCCCAGGTGAGGCCGACGCCGCAGGCGACGGCGCTGGAGGGCGCGCTGCTCGCGCTGTTCGAGCAGAACCTGCCGAACCTGCACGAGCAGATCGAGGAGACGATCATCCGGACGGCGTACCGCTACTGCGATCG encodes the following:
- a CDS encoding sigma-54 interaction domain-containing protein; amino-acid sequence: MPLLTLPNTSSLALSVRAKALVFEDPRSQAILERIRQLSPSDATLLVTGETGTGKEIVARHIHTLSHRRGRPFVAVNCGAWSESLVESELFGHEKGAFTGATTSKAGWFEAADGGTLFLDEIGDLSLPLQVKLLRVLQEREVVRLGSRQPIPIDVRLIAATNVNLEEAVIARKFREDLFYRLNVATLSLPPLRERPGDILPLARYFIELYTHRLGSGPAVLTAEATARLLGHPWPGNIRELENAMHHALLVCKGQEITPADLRLTALQPKAGASIPPPEQGATDAVSQVRPTPQATALEGALLALFEQNLPNLHEQIEETIIRTAYRYCDRNQLQTARLLGISRNIVRARLAQFGELARYRASRGGAAAAAFGRGEASSASRAPGTT